The following are encoded together in the Syntrophobacterales bacterium genome:
- a CDS encoding glycosyltransferase family 2 protein, producing MNRRTAVIIPAYNEEYTIGDVVRGVKMLGVGYDVIVVNDNSSDKTSEKAKEEGAKVVELSYNLGIGGAVQTGYKYALAGGYDACVQVDGDGQHPTQEIVRLVEALFENGYDMVIGSRFVEDTDYQVSFMRDMGIKILSFFLRMTTGLVVKDPTSGFRAINRKALTLFSSQYPQDYPEPESLVFARKRRFKIKEVPVKMKSRTHGMSSITPLLAAYYMGKVLLAMFIALFKKL from the coding sequence ATGAACAGGCGGACGGCGGTCATAATTCCTGCATATAACGAGGAGTACACCATAGGGGATGTGGTGAGGGGCGTGAAAATGCTTGGCGTCGGATATGACGTCATAGTAGTCAACGATAATTCATCCGACAAAACATCAGAAAAAGCGAAAGAAGAAGGAGCAAAGGTAGTCGAGCTGTCATATAATCTTGGCATTGGCGGGGCGGTGCAGACCGGCTATAAGTACGCCTTGGCGGGAGGGTATGACGCATGCGTTCAGGTGGACGGTGATGGCCAGCATCCCACCCAAGAGATCGTCCGTCTGGTTGAAGCCTTATTTGAGAATGGATATGACATGGTGATCGGGTCCAGATTTGTGGAAGACACTGATTATCAGGTGTCTTTTATGAGGGATATGGGAATCAAGATATTGTCGTTTTTCCTCAGAATGACCACCGGCCTTGTGGTGAAAGATCCGACAAGCGGCTTCAGGGCGATAAACAGAAAGGCGCTCACGCTCTTTTCGAGTCAATACCCTCAGGACTACCCTGAACCAGAGTCTCTTGTGTTTGCCCGTAAGAGACGGTTTAAGATCAAGGAAGTACCCGTAAAGATGAAAAGCCGGACGCACGGCATGTCTTCCATTACACCTCTCCTTGCCGCTTACTACATGGGAAAGGTATTGCTTGCCATGTTTATCGCCCTTTTTAAAAAACTGTAA
- a CDS encoding DNA-directed RNA polymerase subunit alpha, producing the protein MFEKNWQELIKPTKIEIEKKDSNYIKFSTEPFERGYGITIGNSLRRVLLSSIMGSAITSVWIDSVDHEFSTVRGVQEDVTELILNLKKVVLRMTDDKPKVIKIDKKGGGEVRADDITHEGGVEIINPDHHVANLSDDARLYMEMKVKVGRGYVPADQNRDEGDPIGTIPVDAIFSPIKKVSYNVTPARVGFRTDYDKLTMEIWTNGSVNPLDALSFAAKIVKEQMRVFINFEDLEGLEAGEDKVLDKQSFNENLYRSVDELELSVRSANCLKNADIKYIGELVQKTEQEILMTKNFGRKSLNEIKEILSCMGLRLGIKVENFPSREELDKIALKRKDNI; encoded by the coding sequence ATGTTTGAGAAGAATTGGCAGGAATTGATTAAGCCGACGAAAATTGAGATTGAGAAAAAAGACAGCAATTATATAAAGTTCTCTACCGAGCCATTTGAGCGAGGATATGGGATAACGATCGGCAACTCCCTTCGCAGGGTTTTGCTTTCTTCGATAATGGGGAGTGCTATAACATCCGTGTGGATTGACTCGGTGGATCATGAGTTCTCAACCGTAAGGGGAGTTCAGGAGGATGTCACAGAGTTGATCCTCAACTTGAAGAAGGTCGTACTGAGGATGACAGACGACAAACCCAAGGTGATCAAGATTGACAAGAAGGGCGGAGGAGAGGTCAGAGCGGATGACATTACCCATGAAGGTGGTGTCGAGATTATCAATCCAGATCACCACGTGGCGAATCTGAGTGACGACGCGCGACTTTATATGGAGATGAAGGTGAAGGTAGGCAGGGGCTACGTTCCGGCAGATCAAAACCGGGATGAAGGCGATCCTATCGGGACCATACCGGTGGATGCCATATTTTCGCCGATAAAAAAGGTAAGTTATAATGTGACGCCGGCAAGGGTGGGATTCAGAACGGACTACGACAAGCTTACGATGGAAATATGGACTAACGGCAGCGTGAATCCCTTGGATGCCCTTTCATTTGCGGCAAAAATTGTTAAGGAGCAGATGCGCGTTTTTATAAACTTCGAGGACCTCGAAGGTCTGGAAGCCGGAGAAGATAAGGTCCTTGACAAGCAATCTTTCAATGAGAACCTTTACAGGAGCGTTGATGAACTTGAGCTCTCAGTGAGAAGTGCCAACTGCCTGAAGAATGCGGATATAAAATACATTGGAGAACTTGTTCAAAAAACAGAGCAGGAGATCCTTATGACAAAGAACTTTGGTAGAAAATCTTTGAATGAGATAAAAGAGATACTGTCTTGTATGGGCCTCAGACTCGGGATAAAGGTAGAGAATTTTCCGTCACGGGAAGAGTTGGACAAGATAGCATTGAAACGAAAAGATAATATATAG
- the rpsK gene encoding 30S ribosomal protein S11 has product MARTKKTGKKKIKKNVPIGEAYIQSSFNNTIITITDPQGNVVSWSSGGVVGFKGSRKSTPFAAQLAAENAAKKAMESGMRTVDVFIKGPGAGREAALRALQSAGLKIHLIRDITPIPHNGCRPPKRRRV; this is encoded by the coding sequence ATGGCGAGAACCAAAAAAACAGGCAAGAAAAAGATTAAGAAGAATGTGCCTATAGGAGAAGCTTATATCCAGTCGAGCTTTAATAACACGATCATCACTATAACGGATCCTCAGGGTAATGTCGTTTCCTGGTCAAGCGGGGGCGTTGTGGGATTTAAAGGTTCGAGGAAAAGCACTCCGTTTGCGGCTCAACTTGCTGCCGAGAACGCGGCAAAAAAGGCCATGGAGAGCGGCATGCGGACAGTGGATGTATTTATAAAGGGTCCGGGAGCGGGCAGGGAAGCGGCGCTCAGGGCGCTCCAGAGCGCGGGGCTGAAAATTCATCTGATAAGGGATATCACGCCTATTCCGCATAACGGATGCAGGCCGCCGAAAAGAAGAAGAGTTTAA
- the rplQ gene encoding 50S ribosomal protein L17, giving the protein MRHLRTVKTLNRTKSHRKALLMNLANSLFNHESIKTTSMKAMELRRVADRLITLAKRKDAHGMRLAFGFLRDKEMVKKLFSDIGDRYTTINGGYTRVLKIGNRKGDNAPMAIVELTQKKEKKES; this is encoded by the coding sequence ATGAGGCATTTGAGGACGGTAAAAACATTAAACAGGACAAAAAGTCATAGAAAAGCGCTTCTCATGAATTTGGCAAATTCCCTTTTCAATCATGAGAGTATAAAGACGACAAGCATGAAAGCTATGGAGTTGCGCAGGGTGGCTGATAGGCTTATAACTCTCGCGAAAAGAAAAGATGCCCACGGCATGCGGCTGGCGTTTGGTTTCTTGAGGGACAAGGAGATGGTGAAGAAGCTTTTCAGTGATATTGGGGACAGATATACCACCATAAATGGCGGTTATACAAGGGTCCTTAAGATAGGCAACAGGAAAGGTGATAACGCCCCCATGGCGATTGTTGAGCTTACACAAAAAAAAGAAAAGAAAGAGAGTTAA
- the rpsD gene encoding 30S ribosomal protein S4, producing MARYVGPSCRLCRREAVKLFLKGERCYTEKCEIEKRNYPPGVHVETRGKFLEYGLRLREKQKVRKTYGLSEKQFKRFFGMAEKKKGITGANFLILLERRLDNMVYRLGFATSRKEARQLVSHNHIMVNGKKVNIPSFIIKEGDEITVKNKELFSVKNALESVVRRGVPSWIDLDKEEMKGVIKLLPVREDITMPIKEQLIVEYYSR from the coding sequence TTGGCGAGATATGTAGGACCATCATGCAGGCTTTGCAGAAGAGAGGCAGTTAAACTTTTCCTGAAAGGCGAGAGATGCTACACGGAGAAGTGTGAAATAGAAAAGAGAAACTATCCGCCCGGAGTCCATGTCGAGACGAGAGGAAAATTTCTTGAATATGGATTACGGCTGAGAGAAAAGCAGAAGGTGAGAAAGACCTACGGGTTGAGTGAAAAACAGTTCAAACGGTTCTTTGGCATGGCAGAAAAGAAGAAGGGTATAACGGGTGCGAATTTCCTTATACTGTTGGAAAGACGGCTCGACAATATGGTGTATAGACTGGGATTTGCCACGTCGAGAAAGGAAGCCAGGCAACTAGTATCACACAACCATATCATGGTAAATGGGAAGAAAGTCAATATCCCGTCTTTCATCATAAAGGAAGGAGATGAAATAACTGTAAAGAACAAAGAATTATTCTCAGTCAAGAACGCCCTTGAGTCGGTTGTGAGGAGGGGGGTACCTTCCTGGATTGATCTTGATAAGGAGGAAATGAAGGGCGTGATCAAACTTCTGCCGGTTAGAGAAGACATTACAATGCCGATAAAGGAACAACTCATAGTGGAGTACTATTCGAGATAG
- a CDS encoding DUF2304 domain-containing protein: protein MLRIQIFVGIISLVFFVATFELIRKEHLREEYAILWLLMSSAIAVLSLWPGLVGIISRVTGFYYITALISMVFIFFIALLMHYSIAISKMKDVNKELIQRHALLELRLREIEGEKNETGN from the coding sequence ATGCTGCGTATACAGATTTTTGTCGGAATTATCAGCCTCGTGTTTTTCGTTGCAACCTTCGAACTGATCCGAAAGGAACACCTGAGGGAGGAATATGCCATACTGTGGCTCCTCATGTCATCCGCCATCGCAGTTCTGAGTCTCTGGCCCGGACTTGTGGGGATTATCAGCAGGGTTACTGGATTTTATTATATTACCGCCTTGATATCTATGGTATTTATTTTTTTTATTGCCCTCCTGATGCATTATTCTATTGCGATTTCAAAGATGAAAGATGTCAACAAAGAGCTGATTCAACGCCATGCCCTTCTGGAACTGAGACTCAGAGAGATTGAGGGAGAAAAAAACGAGACAGGAAACTGA